Part of the Bacteroidales bacterium genome, TAGAAAGCCCGCTACCAAGGGGTATGAGAATCTTCCTTGGGTCGTGATGCAAAGCCATATCGATATGGTTTGCGAAAAGAATAGCGATGTTGACCATGACTTTGATACCGATCCAATTCGTACGAGAATTGATGGCGAATGGGTAAAAGCAATTGGGACTACTTTGGGTGCTGATGATGGTATTGGTGTTGCTACTCAGTTAGCTATTTTGGCTGCTGATGATATTGAGCATGGACCAATTGAATGTTTGTTTACCGTGGATGAAGAAACGGGTTTGACTGGGGCTTTTGGTTTAAAACCCGATTTTCTAAAGAGTGAGATTCTGCTAAATCTCGATTCGGAAGATGAAGGCGAATTATTTATTGGTTGTGCCGGTGGTATGGATACTGTCGTTAAGTTCGATTTGGATTTGGAAGATGCTCCAGCAGATTATAAAGGATATAGAATTGATATAAGCGGTTTGCGTGGTGGCCATTCCGGTGATGATATTCAAAAAGGTTATGGAAATGCAAACAAGATTTTAAACAGAATCTTATATAAAGGAGCAATGGATTTTGGTTTGCGCTTAGCCAAGTTTAATGGAGGAAATTTACGTAATGCTATTGCTCGTGAAGCTTTTGCCGAGGTCTCAATTCCTGAGTCGGTAGTTTGCGATTTTGAAGTACTTGTTGCGCAAATGGCTGATGCTGTTAAAGCAGAGTTGCATGTAACCGAGCCTAATCTAAACATTGCTTTAATCGAAACAGACAAGGCTGAAAAGGTTTTTAGCCTCGATTTGCAAACGCGTTTAATAAATTCGCTCTATGCTTGTCCGCATGGTGTAATTGCTTGGTCGCAGGATATTCCAAATTTTGTAGAGACGTCAACCAATCTGGCGGCTGTAAAAACTTTGGACGATCATATTTTAGTAACTACCAGTCAGCGTTCCAGTTCTGAAACCGAAAAGCAGGATGTTGTAAATATGGTTGCTTCTGTATTTCATTTGGCAGGAGCAAAAGTAGAAAATACCGATGGTTATCCGGGATGGAAGCCTAATCCTAATTCCAAAATAATGGATATCACCAGTTCTTCTTACGAAAAACTGTTTAAGAAAAAACCTAAAGTTTTGGCAATCCATGCAGGTTTAGAATGTGGATTAATAGGGGAGACCTATCCTAAAATGGATATGATTTCTTATGGACCAAGTATCCGTGGAGCGCATTCACCAGATGAGCGCATTGAGATTAAAACAGTTCAAATGTTCTGGGATCTGACTTTGGATATTTTGAAATCGATAAGATAGATTATAAATAATTATCGCGCAGATTGCGCAGGCAAATGCAGAAAAAAACGGGGGTGTCTTAAAGACACACCTCGTTTGCTACTTTCAGGCTTAAAATCAGAATGTAAATATTGAATTACCACGACCTTCAGGTCGTGGTTCCAAGCGCAAAGTA contains:
- a CDS encoding aminoacyl-histidine dipeptidase, with protein sequence MNKSIRQLQPQSVWEFFDDICQIPRPSKKEEKIKAYLFEFGAKYKLETLEDEIGNILIRKPATKGYENLPWVVMQSHIDMVCEKNSDVDHDFDTDPIRTRIDGEWVKAIGTTLGADDGIGVATQLAILAADDIEHGPIECLFTVDEETGLTGAFGLKPDFLKSEILLNLDSEDEGELFIGCAGGMDTVVKFDLDLEDAPADYKGYRIDISGLRGGHSGDDIQKGYGNANKILNRILYKGAMDFGLRLAKFNGGNLRNAIAREAFAEVSIPESVVCDFEVLVAQMADAVKAELHVTEPNLNIALIETDKAEKVFSLDLQTRLINSLYACPHGVIAWSQDIPNFVETSTNLAAVKTLDDHILVTTSQRSSSETEKQDVVNMVASVFHLAGAKVENTDGYPGWKPNPNSKIMDITSSSYEKLFKKKPKVLAIHAGLECGLIGETYPKMDMISYGPSIRGAHSPDERIEIKTVQMFWDLTLDILKSIR